The following nucleotide sequence is from Dehalogenimonas formicexedens.
GATCAATTCCGAGTTCTGCCAGGAAAGCGCCACGGCTTTGTCGGATACAACCCATTTTTTGGTGCAGTTAAACTTCTCGGCTATGACCAGATCCGCTTTGGCGGTCGGCCAGTAAGCAGCAAAAATGTCGTAAGTGGTCTGACCGAGGAGCATTTCGAACGGTAGAGCCATAAAACCGTTCATGATCTCGCCCATAAGGCTGTCCCAATAGTTGGCAGACCAACCGCCAAAAGCGAAACCGCCGGTGGTATCTTCAGTCGGTCCGCCCGGCGCCTGCATTACGCCGTCAAGGGTGACAAATGTGGTGGTGATTATCTTTCTCATATGCCAACCTCATTTTTCCGACCTCAGGATTTTCTGAGCTTTTACATCCGTTGCCGGCTTATCATCCCTCAACCTTAAAAAAACCGGGTGCCGCAATATGCCGTCACGGGTGCGTTCGGCGTATTTTACCTCGGCGACCAGTTCCGGTTTGAGCCAGGTGGTTTTGTTTTCAAAGGGAATCCTGGCGTCGAAAGGAGATTTACCGGTTGTCAGCTTATCCATCTTCGCCTTCAGATCCTCGAGGAGCCGTTCATCGAATCCGGTTCCCACGTTTCCCGCATGGGCCAGCCGTTTGTTATCGTCGTATTGAGCAAGGACAAGTGAACCGAAGGCGCCTGAACGCGCTCCTTGACCCGAGGTATATCCGGCGATAATAAATTCATCTGCCAGGGTCCCTTTGATCTTCAGCCAGTCGTTTGACCGTTTGCCCTCCTGATAGGGCGCGTCACGCCTCTTGGCGATAATTCCCTCGAATCCGGCCTCGATAGCCGCTTTGAAAATTTCGGCTCCATCGCCTTCAAACCTTGATATAGCTTTAACGGACTTACCCGGCCTGAGCGCCGTTTTTAACAGGCCAGCCCGTTCGGATTGAGCTAATGCCGTCAAGTCGAATCCGTCGAGATACAGAAGATCGAAGGCGTAATAAAGAACCAAATAGCCCGAAACGATATTTTCCCTCTGCTGGATCAGGTGTTGTTGAAGACACTGGAAGCACGGCTTGCCGTTTTCATCAAGCGCCACCAGCTCCCCGTCGAAAATGGCTTCCTTGACCGGCTGTTGGGACATTTCTTTCGCAATGGAGGGGAAATGACCGGTGTAATCCTGAAAATGCCGGGATTGGAGCCTGGATTCGCCATTACGGACAAACACCACGATCCTGTACCCGTCGAGTTTAGGCTCGAAATACCAATCCGGATCGGTAAACGGTTTCTCCGTCAGAGTCGCCAGCATCGGCGCCAGCCGTTCGGGCATTTCCGAGCGCCTCGCACCGGTAGTATCGTTGAGATCAACAGCGGGTGTCACGGAAACCACTATTTCCCCTTGCCCGTCGTGGCCTTAGTCTTGGCCAGGCTCGCTTCCAGGGCAGCCATCAGGTCTTCGGTTTCTTTTTCAGGCGCCGCCTTGGCGACGGTGATCTTCTTGCCTTTCAATTTGGCGGCAATGATTTTTTCCAGGGCTAAACGGTATTCGTCGTGATATTGCTCAGGGTCATATTTCTCTTCCATGCTCTTGATGAGCGATACGGCCATGTTGACCTCCGCCTTGGTGGGCGGCGACTTCGCTTCCGCCAGTTCCGGCGGGGTTGTTATTTCCCCCGGGTAGTGCATCGTGTGTAAAACAAGCGTGTCCTTGTAAGGTCGAAGGCACGTGAGATGCTCTTTTCTGGCGAAGGCAACCTTGGCAATGGCAACCTTTCCAACCTCCAGCATCGCCTGACGCAACAGTCTGAATGGTTTCTCACCCAGCGGCTGGGGCTCCAGGTAATGGCTGTCGAAGAAGTAGATCGGATCTATACCTTCCGTGTCGACGAAGGACTGGATGTCGATCGTCCTGGTAGTACGCAGGGGAACAGCCTCAAAATCCTTATCGGTCATGACGATATACTGCCCCTTGGAGTATTCGTATCCCCTGACCGTGTCCTTGATGCTGAAATACTCCCCGTCTTCGGGACAATGCAGCACCTGATTGGGTTTGACCAGGTCCCGCTTGTGCAGGTAGCTGAACCGCAGCGGCCGCTCCCTGACCGCCACCGACATCGAGACCGGGATGACCACCAGGCCGAAGCTGATGGCGCCTTTCCAGAAAGCCTTTGGCATATCGCCTCCCAATGATCTTTTATTCAAATATATCGCGCCTTGACCGTTAGCGCCATCTCGGTCACACCCCGGCGAATTTCAATTCCCCAAATAGCTCTGCTAAAATGCGAGTAACTAATAAGGAGAAAGAATGTCACCCGAAAAACCATTGGACAGGAATTCAAGCGAAATCAGGATAATTACCGGCGACGAGGTTGTCTGCCAGCCGAAAGCCAGGCCAGCGCGCCGGGCTGAAGACGAGGATATGGTCCTGACCATACTCATCGAAATTCCCAAGGGCAGCCAGAATAAATACGAATGGGATAAGGAACGCAAGATCATCAAATTCGATAGGATGTTGTTCTCTGCTGTCCACTATCCGTCAGATTATGGTTTTATCCTCGACACCCTGGCCGAGGACACCGACCCTCTGGACGCCCTGGTCCTGGTCTCGGAACCGACGTTCCCGGGCTGTCTAATCGATGCCAAGCCGATCGGCCTGTTCCGCATGCGGGATGAAAAAGGCCCTGACGAGAAAATCCTGTGCGTGCCCATGGGCGATCCCCACTGGAACTTCATCCAGGAACTCTCCGACGTACCGCCCCACCTCTTGAAGGAAATCGAGCACTTTTTCATGATCTATAAAGAACTCGAGAAGAAAAAGACTGGTATCGAAGGCTGGGAAGACCGGGATTCAGCCATTAAAGCGGTCTACGCCTCCCGCAAACGGTTTCAGGATAAGCAGAAACAACTCGGCGGCAGCCTGATCTGATCCTAAACCGGCCGGGTTGTGCTCTCGATCAACCGCGAATAGATCATTTCCAGACGGTCGATCACTGCTGGCGGAATTTCCCCAGCATTGGGCAGAACCTTGATCTGCTCGATTTTTTCAGCCGGGGCCCGCAGATCTCGTAACGTTTCGATGGTTTGGGCGTCAGGGCTTATTATCACCTCGAACATGTGAAGGGCGTGTTCCGCCGACCACCTGGTCATTCCTCTACAGCACTCAGGATGGACCTCGGGACCCGCCACGGTTACCATCATCGGCTTGAAGCGCAAGAACCGGCGGTAAACCGCGGCTAAAATGCCGTATCTGGTCAAACAGTGGGCATGGATAATGCCCGGTTTGATCCCGAGGATAACCGGCGCCGCCGCCAAAAACGCGGCGTAGGTCATGGGGTAAGCCGCGGTGACCGGCAATTTGTGCACCCTGACCCGGGGATCCAGGGCTTGGACCTCTGGCGCGTTCCGGCAGATCAGGTGAACGTTCCAGCCGCGTTGAGCAAGCTGGTTGACCAAACTCAAAACCTCAGGCGAATTATCGGCGAGCTCAACAACGGTTCGAGAAGTCTTTTTCATGTGGCAAACTATACCTTAAAATCAGACAGCAAATCTATGATCCGAGATTCGGGTGACCTGTTCCCCGCCAGCCACCGGACTTCCATTTGGTGAACGGCCGATGGTCAGGTAGACTTTTAATGTAGCCCTTCTAATTTGTCGAGGAGGTTGAAAGTGTACAAAAGAGTCATGGTACCGCTTGACGGTTCTGACGTATCGGAATCCATCATCCCCCAGGTGGTCAGCGTCACCAAACCTTCCAACGCAACCGTCGTCCTGTTCCAGGCCCATGCACCCATAGAGCCATCGATCCGCGAGGTCATGGGGGAGGACATCGCTGTCAAGCTGGACACGGTTACCCGTGAGGAGGCTCAGGGATACCTTGATAAAATCGCCGGCGATCTGGCCAACCAGGGCATCAAAGCTGAAATCGTCCTGGGTAAGGGGAAGGCCTCCGACGCGATCATCCAGTACGCCACGACCCATGCCGTCGATCTGATCATCATGGCCACCCACGGCCGGAGCGGCATCAGCCGCTGGGCTTTCGGCAGCGTGGCCGAAAAGGTGCTCCGGCAATCACCGGTGCCGGTGCTGCTGGGGCCGGTTGCCGGCACCCGGGCCTAGAAACGTTCGTATAGCCCGGTTACCGAGACTTCCTCCAGGACATGCCCCTTGAGGGCTTTATCGAAGCGCTCACGGTTGACGCCGGCTGGCAGGTCCGGTTCGATGTCCAGCGCCAGGAAACTGAAAGTGTAATGGTGGGCTTTACCCGGAGGCGGACAGCACGGGTAATAGCCGTAGGCGCCCCCGGAGTTGACACCCTGCTTGATGCCGTTAGGCAGCTCGCGCTGGCGAGCCAGGTTGGCCGGGAGCCTGGTCGACTTGGCCGGGATGCCCCAGACCAGCCAGTGGGTGAACAGGCCCCTGGGGGCGTCGGGGTCGTCCATGACGACGGCAAAACTCTGTGTCCCCTTAGGTGCGCCCCGCCAGTCTATTTCAGGGGAAATGCCGGGTCCGTCGCAGGTATAGCGCTCAGGGACTTTTTCACCGTCGATGAGGCCTTCAAAAACCACTTCCATGGAAGACTCCTTACCCATCTATCATATTGGTCAGTTGGTATAGCGTCCTGACCCTGGGGCAGTCCGCCGGTACCTCGGAAAAACCGCCCCGGTCGAGCAGAACCGCCTTCATCCCGACGGCTGAAGAGCCCACGACATCGATCTGGTATTGGTCTCCCACGAATATTATCTGCTCCGGGGGAAGGTCGACCCGCCTGATGGCTTCAAGGAAAATCTCCGGGTGGGGCTTGGTAAAGCCTGTCTCCTGGGAGGTTACCACCGTCGTCAGGAACGGGCTGACGCCAAGTTCATCCATGAGCGGCTTGATATCCTTGTCCACATTGGATACGACGCCGATGATCCTGTTGCGGCGCTTGAGTTCGGACAATGTCGCTATAACATCGTCGAAGAGAACTTGCTTGAGCTTAGCGTCGCGGAAGCGCACCAGCATGGCGCGGATGATGTCCGGATTGGGTTCGATGCCGCCCTCTTTGAGCACTATCGCCTGGTGCCTGGCGTAGACAGCTTTCACGTCTTCAGGGGAACGCTTGCTCATCGGCTTTTTGGCGTTTTCGGTGTAGAAATACTCGTCGGCGATGATGAACGCCTTGGCGAAAGCCTTGGCCGGCGCCTTGATGCCGAGGCTGTCGAGGGCCTGGGATTCCCATTCCTCGCGGGGCGGGTCATAGCCCACGAGAGTCTGGTACAGGTCGAAAAAGACTGCTTTGATCAATTGAACTCCTTAAAGATGAACGATGTTAATTCTAGCGGAGGGGAGGGTGAGGCGCAAAGGGAAGATCATTATCCACTTGCCCGATGCACCGGTGCACTATCGACCTTCTCCCTTATGCTATATCCCATGCTGGTGAAGGGTATGAAAACGAATGCAACGAACCCCTCCCGGAGGAAATAATACCGATAATGCCAATTCCAGATAATATCAATGTCCGATTTCACCGCCCTGCCCCGGAATTGAATTGTTTGGGCGCGGATGACGCATTTTTGGGAAACGACACGATTGGGTTGTGAGGGTTTTAATCGTGAAGTCGTATGGCCCGTTCAATTCATTCAATCCTTTCAATTCGAACAAGTCGACAGTTATCAGTTTTCAGTTGTCAGTTGACAGTACGAGGCGGGCGAGCGGGCACTCGCCCCTACCCCTGCCCACCCAATAGATTCCGGCATTTCCCGGGATCGGTGGACAATTTCGTGGGGAGGAGATTGCCACGCCCCCGATTTCATCGGGGGCTCGCAAAGACATAATTTCAATAAGAGATTGCCATCCCGACTCCGTCGAGGACAGGTCTCGATTCCATCGAGGACAAGCATCCTCCGACTGCGTCGCGAGAAGGGCCGATTTCATCGGGGGCCCGCAAAGACAGTGAAGGGTAGGATTTGTTGGGCGAGCGATATTATAGCACATGGGTTCGTTAGGGTTGTCAAGCGTTTCATGTCGTTTTTGGGGGAATATTTTTTGAGAGTTCACAGTTTACAGTTGTCAGTAAACAGTCGGCAAAAATGGGTGGCACCGAGATTCTTCGTCCCGACTATGTCGCGGACTCAGAAAGACAAATTGGATGAACCCTCAGCGGCTAGCAATCATCGGCCTGATCGGCAGCGAAGGATAAGGCGGGCGGGTTAAAAACCCGCCCCAACGCGGGTTTGCCGGGAAGGGCACGGCATACCGTGCGGCTACGGCGACAGGTGGAGATAAAAAGAGGGAATAATTGTCAATGATGGACGACCAGGCGGGCGACCGGCAGGTCGCCCCTACGGGTCTACAACGAGGAAAGACCTTTTGACCGCGTCATGCGGTATTGCTATCATGGGCGGTATGAAAAACGCTCCTCTTTTCTTCCCTTTGGGTTCGACCATCGATGACAACGGGCATCTCCGGATAGGCGGTCTCGATGCCGTCGAATTGGCCAAAGAATACGGCACTCCGTTATACGTGTTCGATGAGAATGACATCCGGGAGCGATGCCGTGAATTCAAGCGGGAGTTCGCCGGCCGTTACCCGGCCACCCATATCGCCTTTGCCGGTAAAGCATGCCTCAACAAAGCCATAGCTAAAGTAGTCGCCTCGGAGGGCTTCGGACTGGATGTCGTCTCCGGCGGCGAGCTCGAGATCGCCCGCTCCGCGGGATTCCCCACCAACCAGATTTACTTCCACGGCAACAACAAGTCAGACGCCGAACTCGAAATGGCGCTTGAGTACAAAGTCGGGCGCATCGTTGTCGATAATTTTTACGAACTCAGCCGCCTCGACGCGATGGCCGCGAGGCGCGGGGTAAAAGCCGACATCATGTTCCGCATCAAGCCGGGGATCGATCCCCATACCCACGCCAAGATCACGACCGGCAATATTGACTCCAAGTTCGGTTTCGGCCTCGATGACGCCGCCGATGCCGTGGCGCGGGCGATGAAGTGCGGAAATTTGAAACTGACCGGCTTCCACTATCACATCGGTTCCCAGATCTTCGAGATCCAGCCGTTCCTCGACGCCTTGAAAACGACCCTTGAGTTCATGGCCCGGATGAAACGAGAACTCGGTTTTATTACCGAGGAACTGGATGCCGGCGGCGGATATGCCGTCCAATACCTGTCCGGCGCCCAACCGCCAGCCATCGGCGAATATGCCGAGGCGATCGTAAGCCTGTTGAGGTCCGAATGCCATCGCCTGGGGCTGGCGCTGCCCAAACTGTCCGTCGAACCGGGGAGGGCAACGGTGGCAAGGTCGGCCGTTGCCCTGTATACCGTCGGCGCCATCAAGGATATCCCCGGCGTCCGATGCTACGCCTGCGTCGACGGCGGCATGGCCGACAACATCCGGCCGGCGCTGTATTGCTCACAGTACGAGCCTTACCTGGCCAACCGGATGGCGGATTACGCCGATCAGACGTATACCATCGCCGGGCGTTTCTGCGAATCCGGCGACATCCTGGCAAACGATGTCAAGTTGCCCGAGGTGAAACCCGGCGACATCCTGGTGATGCCGGTGAGCGGCGCTTACTCCATCCCGATGTCCAGCAACTACAACGCTTTTTGCCGGCCGGCGGTGGTCATGGTCAAGGACGGGCAAGCGAGAATTATCAAGCGGCGCGAGACTGTCGAGGATCTGCTAAGGACGGATCTGGGATAGAAAATTCGAAATCCGAATTTCGAAATACGAAACAATATCGAATGACCGAAAAGATAGATTTGCCTCTAATCTCCGTCCATGGTTCGACAAGCTCACCACGAACGGAACTCTGTTTGTTTGAATCGTTTCGGATTTCGGATTTCGTGCTTCGGATTTGCCATGAGTAATTGGCGCTTGATAGGGCAGGATAATGTGGTCGCTTTCCTCGCAAGAAGCCTGGAAAGAGGCAGCCTCTGTCACGCCTATTTGTTCTCGGCGCCGGAACACTCCGGGAAGACCGCCCTGGCGTTGAAGCTGGCCCAAACGCTCAACTGCACCGGAAACGAGCCTCCATGCGGCGGGTGCGAGCCCTGCCGTCGAATCTCTGCCGGCATTCACGCTGACGTCCAGGTTATTGGGCTGGCAGTCAACGACGATGGCAAGAGCAAGACCGAGGTGACCATCGAACAGATCCGGGCGATCAACCATGCCGCCTCCATGCCGCCTTACGAAGGCAAATGCCGGGTTTTCATCATCGAAGAGGCGGACCGGATGTCTACCGGCGCCGCCAACGCGCTGCTCAAAACCCTCGAAGAACCGCCGCCGAACGTCGTCTTCGTGCTGACGACCTCGAGAGAGAACCTGGTGCCGGAGACGGTGAGGTCGCGCTGCGTCAAACTGAAGCTGGCCTCCGCGCCGAGGACCGAGATCTCCCGGTACCTGGAGAAGGACCTTGGTTTTTCCGCCGAGCGTGCCGGGCTGCTGGCTCGACTGAGCCAGGGCAGGGCGGGCTGGGCGATTATCGCCGCCGCTGACGATGTGGTGCTGGCTGAAAGAAAGGACAACCTCGACCGGTTCGCCGAAGCCCTGGAATCCGGATTCGATTTCAGGTTCGAACTGGCCTCAAGGCTGGCGACCCGCTTCGGCAAATCGAGAGCTGAGATCTACCGGATGCTGGATCAGTGGCTGTCATTCTGCCGCGATTTATTGCTGGTTAAACTTGACATAAAAGATGAAGTGGTCAATACTGACTATATGTCCGCGCTGGAAACGCTGTCATCCCGATTGGGTACGGCTGAAGCCCGGTCGATCATCGGATCGCTTTCGAATACCCGGCAATACCTGGAACAGAACGCCTCGCCGCGCCTGGCCCTGGAAGTCCTGATGCTCGGCTTGCCATTACTCGGAGGGAGTCTAAAAAAGAGTGGTTAACGTTGTTGAGATCCGCCTGAAAAAGGCGGGTAAATTATATCAGTTCGACCCCGTTGACTTTACCCTGGAACCCGGCCACAACGTGGTCGTGGAGACGGCCAGGGGACTGGAAGTCGGCAGGGTGGTCAACGGTCCCAGGGAAATCGCCGAGGACAAGCTGGAGGCGCCGCTGAAACCGGTAGTCCGCATGGCCACCGAGGAAGACATCGAGCACCGGCATACCGTCTGCCGCGCCGAAGCCCAGGCGATGGTGGAATGCCAGGAACTGGTGGTCAAGCTGAACCTGCCGATGAAGTGCCTGGCGGCGGAGTACAACCTCGACGAAAGCCACGTCACCATCTATTTCAGTTCCGAGGGGCGGGTCGATTTCCGCGAACTGGTCAGGGAACTGGGACGGAAGTTGCGTATCCGGGTGGAGTTGCGCCAGGTGGGACCCAGGGACGAGACCAAGCTCCTTGGCGGCTACGGGCGCTGCGGCCGCGAACTGTGCTGCGTCAACTACCTGGTCGATTTCGCCCCTGTTTCAATCAAGATGGCCAAGGAACAGAACCTGCCGCTCAACCCGGTGAAGATTTCAGGCGTTTGCGGCAGGCTCCTGTGCTGCCTGGGGCATGAATACGAAACCTACAAATGCATGAACGAGGAACGGGCGCGGGCTGCCCAGGCCGAAGCCGCCGCGATGGCGGCCAGGGGAGCCGTCGCTCCTTCAAACAGACCGGTGTCGCCGGAACCCGAAGACAAAATAGGGGTGACGCCGATCACCGAAGCCGACGACCAGGTGGCGCCAGGCCAAGCCCCCGCCGCTGAAGCGGGTACCGGGCACAAGAGGCGCCGCCGAAGGCGGCGGTAAGCTCGAAGCACGAATATCGAAATCCGAAACAAATTCTAAACCCAAAATTCAAAGGCTCAAAACGCCGAAGGTTTTGGGTTTTTGTTCAGGAAGCCGGTCAGGACTTTTCCGGCAGATACTTCCGCCAGACAGGCATGCGTTCCTGGTAGCGGTGAGTGAAGACGACCATGGGGCGGCTGTCCGGCGGTCCGAGCTTTTTGAGCAGTTTCATATTAGCCTGTTCCGGGGTGCGGCCGGCCTTGTGGCGGTTACAGGGAACACAGGCGGTTACCAGGTTCTCCCAGGAGTGACGGCCGTTCTGGAAGCGGGGCACGACGTGGTCGATGGTCAAAGGTTGAACCTTTTTGCCGCAATACTGGCAGGTAAAATCATCGCGGTGGAAGATCTCCCACCGCGTCAGTTTATGGCGGGGGCGGGGACGTTTGACCTGGTGCTGCAGCCGAATGACGGACGGCATGGGCACGGAGAGTTGGACGGTGTGAAGCATACCGAGGCCGTCTTCCAGCATTTCGGCTTTGCCCTGGTAGCAGAGGAGGATGGCGCGCCTGATCTGGCAGACGTGGATGGGCTCGTAATTCTGGTTCAGCACCAGTACCGGGTGATTGAGCATATCAGTCGTTCCCTGGTGGGCCAATTGTAGGAGATTGGGTTAAGGCGCGCAAGTTTGCAGCCGTCCGGAAATTGGTTACTCCTTGGCAGAAAAAGCTATAATGAACCTCCGGCTCAGCCGGGTGCAAACGTCACCCTGGACTTTCCGGATAGAAGCTTGAGGGATGATGTGTGGCAGTATTACGCTTTTAGGATAGCCGGTTTCAGCCTGGCGTTTCTTCCGAGGAAAGCCGGTTACTTTGTAGCCGGCTTTCTGGCCGGGTTTATTTACCTGGCAGCCCCCGGGCTTCGGAGGAGTATCGCCGACAATCAGCGCCGGTCTTCAGGTTTGGGCAACGATGACAAGGA
It contains:
- a CDS encoding dihydrofolate reductase family protein, with amino-acid sequence MRKIITTTFVTLDGVMQAPGGPTEDTTGGFAFGGWSANYWDSLMGEIMNGFMALPFEMLLGQTTYDIFAAYWPTAKADLVIAEKFNCTKKWVVSDKAVALSWQNSELITGDVVNQIKKLKTKDGPDLWVHGSGNLIQTLLKNHLIDRMYIWTFPVTVGGSGKRLFSDGTLAQDFKLIDSKTSTTGVIIATYEPRGELKTGTL
- the ligD gene encoding non-homologous end-joining DNA ligase; this encodes MPERLAPMLATLTEKPFTDPDWYFEPKLDGYRIVVFVRNGESRLQSRHFQDYTGHFPSIAKEMSQQPVKEAIFDGELVALDENGKPCFQCLQQHLIQQRENIVSGYLVLYYAFDLLYLDGFDLTALAQSERAGLLKTALRPGKSVKAISRFEGDGAEIFKAAIEAGFEGIIAKRRDAPYQEGKRSNDWLKIKGTLADEFIIAGYTSGQGARSGAFGSLVLAQYDDNKRLAHAGNVGTGFDERLLEDLKAKMDKLTTGKSPFDARIPFENKTTWLKPELVAEVKYAERTRDGILRHPVFLRLRDDKPATDVKAQKILRSEK
- a CDS encoding Ku protein, yielding MPKAFWKGAISFGLVVIPVSMSVAVRERPLRFSYLHKRDLVKPNQVLHCPEDGEYFSIKDTVRGYEYSKGQYIVMTDKDFEAVPLRTTRTIDIQSFVDTEGIDPIYFFDSHYLEPQPLGEKPFRLLRQAMLEVGKVAIAKVAFARKEHLTCLRPYKDTLVLHTMHYPGEITTPPELAEAKSPPTKAEVNMAVSLIKSMEEKYDPEQYHDEYRLALEKIIAAKLKGKKITVAKAAPEKETEDLMAALEASLAKTKATTGKGK
- a CDS encoding inorganic diphosphatase, giving the protein MVLTILIEIPKGSQNKYEWDKERKIIKFDRMLFSAVHYPSDYGFILDTLAEDTDPLDALVLVSEPTFPGCLIDAKPIGLFRMRDEKGPDEKILCVPMGDPHWNFIQELSDVPPHLLKEIEHFFMIYKELEKKKTGIEGWEDRDSAIKAVYASRKRFQDKQKQLGGSLI
- a CDS encoding glycosyltransferase; the encoded protein is MKKTSRTVVELADNSPEVLSLVNQLAQRGWNVHLICRNAPEVQALDPRVRVHKLPVTAAYPMTYAAFLAAAPVILGIKPGIIHAHCLTRYGILAAVYRRFLRFKPMMVTVAGPEVHPECCRGMTRWSAEHALHMFEVIISPDAQTIETLRDLRAPAEKIEQIKVLPNAGEIPPAVIDRLEMIYSRLIESTTRPV
- a CDS encoding universal stress protein, coding for MYKRVMVPLDGSDVSESIIPQVVSVTKPSNATVVLFQAHAPIEPSIREVMGEDIAVKLDTVTREEAQGYLDKIAGDLANQGIKAEIVLGKGKASDAIIQYATTHAVDLIIMATHGRSGISRWAFGSVAEKVLRQSPVPVLLGPVAGTRA
- a CDS encoding YbhB/YbcL family Raf kinase inhibitor-like protein, with the translated sequence MEVVFEGLIDGEKVPERYTCDGPGISPEIDWRGAPKGTQSFAVVMDDPDAPRGLFTHWLVWGIPAKSTRLPANLARQRELPNGIKQGVNSGGAYGYYPCCPPPGKAHHYTFSFLALDIEPDLPAGVNRERFDKALKGHVLEEVSVTGLYERF
- a CDS encoding HAD family hydrolase, whose product is MIKAVFFDLYQTLVGYDPPREEWESQALDSLGIKAPAKAFAKAFIIADEYFYTENAKKPMSKRSPEDVKAVYARHQAIVLKEGGIEPNPDIIRAMLVRFRDAKLKQVLFDDVIATLSELKRRNRIIGVVSNVDKDIKPLMDELGVSPFLTTVVTSQETGFTKPHPEIFLEAIRRVDLPPEQIIFVGDQYQIDVVGSSAVGMKAVLLDRGGFSEVPADCPRVRTLYQLTNMIDG
- the lysA gene encoding diaminopimelate decarboxylase, yielding MKNAPLFFPLGSTIDDNGHLRIGGLDAVELAKEYGTPLYVFDENDIRERCREFKREFAGRYPATHIAFAGKACLNKAIAKVVASEGFGLDVVSGGELEIARSAGFPTNQIYFHGNNKSDAELEMALEYKVGRIVVDNFYELSRLDAMAARRGVKADIMFRIKPGIDPHTHAKITTGNIDSKFGFGLDDAADAVARAMKCGNLKLTGFHYHIGSQIFEIQPFLDALKTTLEFMARMKRELGFITEELDAGGGYAVQYLSGAQPPAIGEYAEAIVSLLRSECHRLGLALPKLSVEPGRATVARSAVALYTVGAIKDIPGVRCYACVDGGMADNIRPALYCSQYEPYLANRMADYADQTYTIAGRFCESGDILANDVKLPEVKPGDILVMPVSGAYSIPMSSNYNAFCRPAVVMVKDGQARIIKRRETVEDLLRTDLG
- a CDS encoding ATP-binding protein encodes the protein MSNWRLIGQDNVVAFLARSLERGSLCHAYLFSAPEHSGKTALALKLAQTLNCTGNEPPCGGCEPCRRISAGIHADVQVIGLAVNDDGKSKTEVTIEQIRAINHAASMPPYEGKCRVFIIEEADRMSTGAANALLKTLEEPPPNVVFVLTTSRENLVPETVRSRCVKLKLASAPRTEISRYLEKDLGFSAERAGLLARLSQGRAGWAIIAAADDVVLAERKDNLDRFAEALESGFDFRFELASRLATRFGKSRAEIYRMLDQWLSFCRDLLLVKLDIKDEVVNTDYMSALETLSSRLGTAEARSIIGSLSNTRQYLEQNASPRLALEVLMLGLPLLGGSLKKSG
- a CDS encoding PSP1 domain-containing protein, whose product is MVNVVEIRLKKAGKLYQFDPVDFTLEPGHNVVVETARGLEVGRVVNGPREIAEDKLEAPLKPVVRMATEEDIEHRHTVCRAEAQAMVECQELVVKLNLPMKCLAAEYNLDESHVTIYFSSEGRVDFRELVRELGRKLRIRVELRQVGPRDETKLLGGYGRCGRELCCVNYLVDFAPVSIKMAKEQNLPLNPVKISGVCGRLLCCLGHEYETYKCMNEERARAAQAEAAAMAARGAVAPSNRPVSPEPEDKIGVTPITEADDQVAPGQAPAAEAGTGHKRRRRRRR
- a CDS encoding HNH endonuclease, whose protein sequence is MLNHPVLVLNQNYEPIHVCQIRRAILLCYQGKAEMLEDGLGMLHTVQLSVPMPSVIRLQHQVKRPRPRHKLTRWEIFHRDDFTCQYCGKKVQPLTIDHVVPRFQNGRHSWENLVTACVPCNRHKAGRTPEQANMKLLKKLGPPDSRPMVVFTHRYQERMPVWRKYLPEKS